The bacterium genome has a window encoding:
- a CDS encoding 4Fe-4S dicluster domain-containing protein, whose product MGNARATGGAPRRFGPASPATTRIRRSSNRSSRSRLRFRLPWLPGSPTSSRRKPIVKNPERDEHLDAKGASRRKFLRTTAAGVGAAAGVPAAAEAFDFETFFQKNFRRMSDEEIEALKDRMARKYEKKFGKSFNVQATGPVDNTLFGYGLDISRCIGCRRCVDACVQENNQSRDPEIQWIRVLEFERERVVRGFELDEGNPYYEHEQAPAEGMVYLPIACQQCEDSPCTNVCPTGATWEEPDGIVVIDYDWCIGCRYCMAACPYGARHFNWAAPTIPADEVNTNIHPLGNVPRSRGVVEKCSFCIQRVRDGRYPACHEACPVGARKFGNLLDPDSEISYLLKHKRTFVLKSELATRPKFFYFYG is encoded by the coding sequence ATGGGAAACGCACGGGCCACTGGTGGGGCGCCAAGGAGGTTTGGACCTGCGTCGCCTGCCACGACCCGCATTCGCCGAAGTTCAAACCGATCGAGCCGAAGCCGCCTCCGGTTCCGCCTTCCATGGTTACCTGGCAGCCCGACGTCGAGCCGGAGGAAACCGATCGTGAAGAACCCTGAACGGGACGAACACCTCGACGCCAAGGGCGCGTCCAGACGAAAGTTCCTGCGCACGACGGCCGCTGGGGTGGGCGCGGCCGCCGGCGTCCCCGCCGCCGCCGAGGCGTTCGACTTCGAGACGTTCTTCCAGAAGAACTTTCGGCGGATGTCCGACGAGGAGATCGAAGCGCTCAAGGATCGGATGGCTCGGAAGTACGAGAAGAAATTTGGCAAGTCTTTCAATGTCCAGGCCACCGGCCCGGTCGACAATACTCTCTTCGGCTACGGCCTCGACATCTCGCGCTGCATCGGCTGCCGGCGCTGTGTCGATGCCTGCGTCCAGGAGAACAATCAATCCCGCGATCCGGAGATCCAATGGATCCGGGTGCTCGAATTCGAGCGCGAACGCGTGGTACGCGGTTTCGAACTCGACGAAGGGAACCCGTACTACGAGCACGAGCAAGCACCCGCCGAGGGCATGGTGTACCTCCCGATTGCATGCCAGCAATGCGAGGATTCGCCCTGCACCAACGTCTGCCCGACCGGGGCAACCTGGGAAGAGCCCGACGGCATCGTGGTGATCGACTACGACTGGTGCATCGGCTGCCGGTACTGCATGGCGGCGTGCCCCTACGGCGCGAGGCATTTCAACTGGGCCGCGCCCACGATCCCGGCGGACGAGGTGAACACGAACATCCACCCGCTGGGAAATGTGCCGCGCTCACGCGGAGTGGTCGAGAAATGCAGCTTCTGCATCCAGCGAGTCCGAGACGGACGCTACCCGGCATGTCATGAGGCTTGCCCGGTGGGAGCGCGCAAATTCGGGAACCTTCTCGATCCAGATAGCGAGATCTCCTACCTGCTGAAACACAAGCGGACCTTCGTGTTGAAATCCGAACTCGCCACGCGGCCCAAGTTCTTCTACTTCTACGGCTGA
- a CDS encoding cytochrome C554 — protein MMTIAVAMMCLLAGPAFAGGPAGEHKYGGVKKCRSCHKKEPIGNQIGSWEKTTHATAFQTLSSEQAKEWATEAGVADPTTDEACVKCHVTAYGVPAERLGMKFKIEDGVQCEACHGAGTKYRKKKIMIDRDLAVENGLVLQSAEVCTTCHNDESPAWDPGKYTLADGTTTGFDYDKAVAEIAHPVPEGYDPMAEDEAD, from the coding sequence ATGATGACGATCGCCGTCGCCATGATGTGCCTCCTCGCCGGGCCTGCCTTCGCGGGCGGCCCGGCGGGCGAGCACAAATACGGTGGCGTCAAGAAGTGCCGGTCCTGCCACAAGAAGGAACCGATCGGCAACCAGATCGGCTCGTGGGAAAAGACGACCCACGCCACGGCGTTCCAGACCCTCTCCTCGGAACAAGCAAAGGAGTGGGCCACCGAAGCAGGTGTGGCCGACCCGACCACCGACGAGGCCTGCGTGAAGTGCCACGTCACGGCGTACGGTGTTCCCGCAGAACGTCTCGGGATGAAGTTCAAGATCGAAGATGGGGTGCAGTGCGAGGCCTGCCACGGGGCGGGAACGAAATACCGCAAGAAGAAGATCATGATCGATCGTGATCTCGCGGTGGAAAATGGCCTGGTCCTCCAAAGCGCCGAGGTCTGCACGACCTGTCACAACGACGAGAGCCCGGCCTGGGATCCGGGGAAGTACACGCTCGCGGACGGGACCACGACCGGCTTCGACTACGACAAGGCAGTCGCCGAGATCGCACATCCGGTCCCCGAGGGTTACGACCCGATGGCCGAGGACGAGGCTGACTGA